In a single window of the Pongo abelii isolate AG06213 chromosome 1, NHGRI_mPonAbe1-v2.0_pri, whole genome shotgun sequence genome:
- the ANKRD34A gene encoding ankyrin repeat domain-containing protein 34A: MLHTEGHALLRAVGQGKLRLARLLLEGGAYVNEGDAQGETALMAACRARYDDPQNKARMVRYLLEQGADPNIADRLGRTALMHACAGGGGAAVASLLLAHGADPSVRDHAGASALVHALDRGDRETLATLLDACKAKGTEVIIITTDTSPSGTKKTRQYLNSPPSPGVEDPAPASPSPGVCTSPSEIQLQTAGGGGRGMLSPRAQEEEEKRDVFEFPLPKPPDDPSPSEPLPKPPRHPPKPLKRLNSEPWGLVAPPQPVPPTEGRPGIERLTAEFNGLTLTGRPRLSRRHSTEGPEDPPPWAEKVTSGGPLSRRNTAPEAQESGPPSGLRQKLSRMEPVELDTPGHLCPDSPESSRLSLERRRYSASPLTLPPAGSAPSPRQSQESLPGAVSPLSGRRRSPGLLERRGSGTLLLDHISQTRPGFLPPLNVSPHPPIPDIRPQPGGRAPSLPAPPYAGAPGSPRTKRKLVRRHSMQTEQIRLLGSFQSLGGPGEPGR; the protein is encoded by the coding sequence ATGTTGCACACCGAGGGCCACGCTCTTCTTCGGGCGGTGGGTCAGGGTAAGCTACGCTTGGCCCGTTTGCTTCTGGAGGGAGGCGCCTACGTGAATGAGGGTGATGCGCAGGGGGAGACTGCGCTAATGGCAGCCTGTCGGGCCCGCTACGACGACCCCCAGAACAAGGCACGCATGGTACGCTACCTCCTGGAGCAAGGCGCTGACCCCAATATCGCAGACCGATTAGGGCGCACGGCGCTCATGCACGCTTGCGCCGGGGGTGGGGGCGCCGCGGTGGCCTCGCTGCTCCTTGCCCACGGCGCAGACCCCTCAGTCCGAGATCACGCGGGCGCCTCGGCTCTTGTCCACGCCCTGGACCGCGGGGACCGCGAGACCCTTGCCACACTGCTGGACGCCTGCAAGGCCAAGGGCACGGaggtcatcatcatcaccaccgaTACCTCGCCCTCGGGCACCAAGAAGACCCGGCAGTATCTCAATTCTCCACCATCCCCAGGGGTGGAGGACCCTGCTCCCGCCTCTCCTAGCCCGGGGGTCTGCACTTCGCCTTCGGAAATCCAACTGCAGACCGCAGGAGGAGGAGGGCGTGGGATGTTATCCCCTCGCgcccaggaagaagaggagaagcgGGACGTATTTGAATTCCCTCTTCCTAAGCCCCCCGATGACCCATCCCCTTCCGAGCCGCTCCCCAAACCACCACGCCATCCCCCAAAACCACTCAAAAGGCTCAACTCCGAGCCCTGGGGCCTAGTGGCCCCTCCTCAACCAGTCCCACCCACCGAAGGGAGACCGGGGATCGAGCGCTTGACTGCCGAATTCAATGGCCTGACCCTGACCGGTCGACCCCGTCTTTCCCGACGTCACAGCACCGAAGGCCCTGAGGACCCGCCCCCATGGGCGGAGAAAGTGACTAGCGGGGGTCCTCTCTCTCGTCGAAACACAGCACCAGAAGCTCAGGAGTCTGGTCCCCCTTCAGGGCTGAGGCAGAAACTGAGCCGCATGGAGCCAGTGGAGCTCGACACCCCTGGACACCTTTGCCCTGATTCGCCTGAGTCCAGCCGCCTGTCCCTGGAGCGCCGCCGATACAGCGCCTCCCCGTTGACCCTCCCTCCAGCCGGCTCGGCTCCCTCTCCGCGCCAGTCCCAGGAGAGTCTGCCAGGGGCAGTATCTCCGCTAAGCGGACGGAGGCGGAGTCCGGGGCTGTTGGAGCGGAGGGGCTCGGGGACGTTGCTCCTGGACCACATCTCGCAAACGCGGCCGGGTTTCCTACCCCCTCTCAACGTCAGTCCCCACCCTCCCATCCCTGACATTCGCCCACAACCCGGAGGTCGGGCGCCTTCGTTGCCTGCCCCTCCTTATGCCGGGGCGCCAGGCTCTCCCAGGACCAAGCGCAAATTGGTGAGACGCCACTCCATGCAGACTGAGCAGATCCGCCTGCTAGGGAGCTTCCAGAGTCTAGGTGGGCCTGGGGAGCCAGGGCGCTGA